The proteins below come from a single Candidatus Binataceae bacterium genomic window:
- the hisC gene encoding histidinol-phosphate transaminase codes for MVNAKDLALPSVAALAPYEPGKPIEELERELGISEPVKLASNENPIGPSPMAIEAIRAALPELNRYPDGASFALRRKIAARHGVDENRIFPASGSVEVLHLLAFLFVRPGLNTVYSEHSFAIYPLATAAAGGEHKVVPTSDGYAHDLEAMAAAIDANTRIVFLGNPNNPTGTIYRNAEWQRFLARVPERVVIVADEAYFEFVRDPEYPDSLKDHDDRRMIVTCRTFSKIFGLAGIRVGYAVARPDLVEMLNHVRQPFNVTSLAQVAVVAAMDDKAHIARTLEVHAEGMTYLEREFRRLGIAYVPSHANFLLAEVGSGGAVYDQLLRKGVIVRPMGGYGYPHHVRISVGLPAENRRLVSALAEVLNR; via the coding sequence TTGGTAAACGCCAAAGATCTCGCTCTTCCCTCAGTAGCTGCGCTCGCTCCCTACGAACCGGGTAAACCGATCGAGGAACTGGAGCGCGAACTCGGTATATCCGAGCCGGTGAAGCTCGCCTCCAACGAGAATCCTATCGGCCCGTCACCGATGGCGATCGAGGCCATCCGGGCGGCGCTGCCCGAACTGAATCGCTATCCCGACGGCGCGAGCTTTGCGCTCCGGCGCAAGATCGCGGCGCGCCACGGCGTCGATGAAAATCGCATCTTCCCGGCCTCGGGCTCGGTCGAGGTATTGCATCTGCTGGCGTTCCTGTTCGTGCGTCCCGGGCTCAACACCGTTTACTCCGAGCATTCGTTCGCGATTTATCCGCTGGCGACAGCCGCTGCCGGCGGCGAGCACAAAGTCGTGCCGACCAGCGACGGCTACGCGCACGATCTCGAGGCGATGGCGGCGGCGATCGACGCCAACACGCGAATCGTCTTTCTCGGCAATCCCAACAATCCGACCGGCACGATCTATCGCAACGCCGAATGGCAGCGCTTCCTGGCGCGCGTTCCCGAGCGTGTCGTGATCGTGGCCGACGAAGCATACTTCGAGTTCGTGCGCGATCCCGAGTATCCCGACTCGCTCAAGGATCACGACGATCGCCGCATGATCGTCACCTGCCGCACCTTCTCGAAAATTTTTGGCCTCGCCGGAATCCGCGTCGGCTACGCGGTCGCGCGGCCTGACCTAGTCGAGATGCTGAATCACGTGCGCCAGCCGTTCAACGTGACCTCGCTCGCGCAGGTCGCGGTGGTGGCGGCCATGGATGACAAGGCGCATATCGCGCGCACACTCGAAGTCCATGCCGAGGGCATGACCTACCTCGAGCGCGAGTTCCGCCGCCTCGGAATCGCGTACGTGCCGAGCCACGCCAACTTCCTGCTCGCCGAGGTCGGCTCGGGCGGCGCGGTGTACGACCAGCTCCTGCGCAAAGGCGTGATCGTTCGTCCGATGGGAGGTTACGGCTATCCGCATCATGTGCGGATCAGTGTTGGGTTGCCCGCAGAGAATCGCCGCCTGGTGTCGGCGCTCGCCGAGGTGCTTAACCGCTAA
- a CDS encoding integration host factor subunit beta — MTKRGIIEELMARHPSFNHRQASTIVNAMVDAMIDSLARAERIEIRGFGSFGVKDRRARQGRNPKTGAMVKVDAKRIPFFRAGKELRLDINVNGAEDEDERH, encoded by the coding sequence ATGACCAAGCGGGGCATCATCGAAGAGCTCATGGCGCGGCATCCCAGTTTCAATCATCGTCAGGCATCGACCATCGTCAACGCGATGGTCGATGCCATGATTGACTCGCTGGCGCGCGCTGAGCGAATCGAGATTCGCGGCTTCGGCAGCTTCGGCGTCAAGGATCGGCGCGCGCGCCAGGGCCGCAATCCCAAAACCGGCGCGATGGTCAAGGTTGACGCCAAGCGCATCCCGTTCTTCCGCGCCGGCAAGGAACTCCGTCTCGACATAAATGTAAATGGCGCCGAAGACGAGGACGAACGCCACTAG
- a CDS encoding prephenate dehydrogenase/arogenate dehydrogenase family protein — protein MAQLFKQLTICGVGLIGGSLALVARRDGLVGRIVGLGRTQANLDVAVERGMLDFATRDPAEAARGADLIMLAVPIVTMRETLAQILPHCAPDAVITDVGSVKGWVVRALEPLLPAGMSLVAAHPVAGKETTGAAAADIDLYRDRRVIITPSKKSTPAAIDKIEKLWRATGARVETLDPGTHDELLARASHLPQLVSSALAAALADERVDDKSVIEYGAGGLRDTTRLAASSWEMWRDIFTTNREAIADAARIFRRTFAEFQRAIESGDARQLEALFNRGRAMRERLK, from the coding sequence ATGGCGCAACTTTTCAAACAGCTGACGATCTGCGGCGTGGGCCTGATTGGCGGCTCGCTCGCGCTCGTCGCGCGCCGCGACGGTCTCGTCGGCAGGATCGTCGGACTCGGCCGCACCCAGGCGAATCTCGACGTGGCGGTCGAGCGCGGGATGCTCGACTTCGCGACGCGCGATCCGGCCGAGGCGGCGCGCGGCGCTGACCTCATCATGCTCGCGGTGCCGATCGTCACGATGCGCGAGACGCTCGCGCAGATCCTGCCGCATTGCGCGCCCGACGCGGTAATTACCGATGTCGGCAGTGTGAAGGGCTGGGTGGTGCGCGCGCTCGAACCGCTGCTACCTGCCGGGATGTCGCTGGTCGCGGCGCATCCGGTGGCGGGCAAGGAAACGACCGGCGCGGCCGCGGCCGATATCGATCTCTATCGCGATCGGCGCGTGATCATCACGCCGTCGAAAAAGAGCACGCCCGCCGCGATCGACAAAATTGAAAAGCTGTGGCGCGCCACTGGCGCGCGGGTCGAGACGCTCGATCCCGGGACGCACGACGAGCTGCTCGCGCGCGCGAGTCATCTGCCGCAGCTGGTGTCGAGCGCGCTCGCGGCGGCGCTGGCCGATGAACGGGTAGACGATAAATCCGTCATCGAGTATGGCGCTGGAGGCCTGCGCGACACGACGCGGCTCGCGGCGTCGTCATGGGAGATGTGGCGCGATATTTTCACGACCAATCGCGAGGCGATCGCCGATGCGGCGCGGATCTTCCGCCGGACGTTCGCCGAATTTCAGCGCGCCATCGAAAGCGGCGACGCCAGGCAGCTCGAAGCGCTGTTTAATCGCGGGCGTGCGATGCGCGAGCGGTTGAAGTGA
- a CDS encoding HIT domain-containing protein, which yields MAPKTRTNATRITEANASPAGVRIWAPWRYSYLRKATQAPQQCIFCFDSLTAAERRRRLILFDNDRAVIMLNLYPYTGGHLMVAPRRHVASPELMKRDERALLTDLVAASVARIRKALKPHGINLGANLGRAAGAGFAEHMHWHIVPRWDGDNNFMPALASARVVSQSLEDSYRQLKPFFKNIGAEIS from the coding sequence ATGGCGCCGAAGACGAGGACGAACGCCACTAGGATCACAGAGGCGAACGCCTCGCCGGCGGGGGTCAGGATCTGGGCCCCGTGGCGCTATTCCTATCTGCGCAAGGCAACCCAAGCTCCGCAGCAATGCATCTTCTGTTTTGATAGCCTGACCGCGGCCGAACGCCGCCGCCGCCTGATCTTGTTCGACAACGATCGCGCCGTCATCATGCTCAACCTGTATCCCTATACGGGTGGGCATCTGATGGTTGCGCCGCGCCGACACGTGGCCTCGCCCGAATTGATGAAGCGCGACGAACGCGCGCTGCTGACCGATCTGGTTGCGGCTTCGGTCGCGCGCATCCGCAAGGCGCTGAAGCCGCACGGGATTAATCTCGGCGCGAACCTCGGGCGCGCTGCCGGGGCGGGATTCGCCGAGCACATGCACTGGCATATCGTTCCGCGCTGGGATGGCGACAACAACTTCATGCCGGCACTTGCCTCCGCGCGTGTCGTGTCGCAGAGTCTGGAAGACAGCTACCGTCAGCTCAAGCCATTTTTTAAGAATATTGGCGCTGAAATATCTTAA
- a CDS encoding 30S ribosomal protein S1, with amino-acid sequence MEKALPEKVSGGENDFESLMEESLKAPRTGDVLVGRVLLITRDSVIIDINYKCEGQVPLAEFLDHEGHPTVKEGDEVDVYFEGTETENGTVMLSHAKAEKFKVWRELDRAFQTETPVEGVVLGKVKGGLKVDIGVPAFLPGSHVDIRPARNLDRYVGQRGRFQILKFNRARGNVVVSRRAVLERERASLKEQTLKVLEEGVILEGTVKNITDYGAFIDLGGIDGLLHITDMAWGRLTHPSEVLKVGDKVKVVVLKYDGERERVSLGMKQIMPDPWSKVAESYPPGTRIRGKVVSVTDYGAFVELEKGVEGLIHVSEMSWSKRAVHPSKVVNPNDYVEVQVLGVDEGNRRISLGLKQTEPNPWEALAQRHPVGTRVTGKVKSITDFGVFVEIEPGIDGLVHISDLSWTKKIRHPSEVYKKGDDVEAIVLGIDVENERVSLGVKQLNSDPWSTAAERYPLNTRIHGKVSSVADFGVFVEIEEGIEGLIHISQLSNERVDKPSSLFKVGDELEALVVQLDPKERRIGLSIKALKQHEEREEMQAYLKREHEAQRFSMEDILNEELRLDREDREGRSSQRGRNR; translated from the coding sequence ATGGAGAAAGCGTTGCCTGAAAAAGTGAGTGGAGGAGAAAATGACTTTGAGTCGTTGATGGAAGAGAGCCTGAAGGCTCCCCGCACCGGCGATGTCTTGGTCGGCCGCGTACTACTCATAACCCGCGACAGCGTCATCATCGACATCAACTACAAGTGCGAAGGACAGGTTCCCCTCGCCGAGTTCCTTGACCACGAAGGTCATCCAACCGTCAAGGAAGGCGACGAGGTTGACGTGTACTTCGAGGGTACCGAGACCGAAAACGGTACCGTGATGCTCTCGCATGCGAAGGCCGAGAAGTTCAAAGTCTGGCGCGAGCTCGATCGCGCGTTCCAGACCGAGACCCCGGTCGAGGGTGTGGTACTCGGCAAGGTCAAAGGCGGACTCAAGGTCGATATCGGCGTGCCGGCCTTCCTGCCGGGTTCACACGTTGACATCCGCCCCGCACGCAATCTCGATCGCTATGTCGGCCAGCGCGGCCGCTTCCAGATCCTCAAGTTCAATCGCGCGCGTGGCAACGTCGTCGTCTCGCGGCGGGCGGTGCTCGAGCGCGAGCGCGCTTCGCTCAAGGAGCAGACCCTCAAGGTCCTCGAAGAGGGCGTGATCCTCGAAGGCACCGTCAAGAACATCACCGACTACGGCGCGTTCATCGACCTCGGCGGTATCGACGGCCTGTTGCATATCACCGACATGGCGTGGGGACGCCTCACCCATCCGTCGGAAGTGCTCAAGGTCGGAGACAAGGTCAAGGTCGTGGTGCTGAAGTACGACGGCGAGCGCGAGCGCGTCTCGCTCGGCATGAAGCAGATCATGCCCGACCCGTGGAGCAAGGTCGCCGAGAGCTATCCTCCCGGCACGCGAATCCGCGGCAAGGTGGTGAGCGTCACCGACTACGGCGCATTCGTCGAGCTCGAGAAGGGCGTCGAAGGACTGATCCACGTTTCCGAGATGAGCTGGAGCAAGCGCGCCGTTCATCCCTCGAAAGTGGTGAATCCGAACGACTACGTCGAGGTCCAGGTGCTGGGCGTCGACGAAGGCAACCGGCGCATCTCGCTCGGCCTCAAGCAGACCGAGCCCAATCCGTGGGAAGCGCTCGCGCAGCGTCATCCGGTCGGCACGCGCGTCACGGGCAAGGTCAAGTCGATCACCGACTTCGGCGTGTTCGTCGAGATCGAGCCCGGTATCGACGGCCTGGTGCATATTTCGGACCTGTCGTGGACCAAGAAGATCCGTCATCCGAGCGAGGTCTACAAGAAGGGCGACGACGTCGAAGCGATCGTGCTGGGAATAGATGTAGAGAACGAGCGCGTGTCGCTCGGCGTCAAGCAGCTCAACTCCGATCCGTGGAGCACGGCGGCGGAGCGCTATCCGCTCAACACGCGAATTCACGGCAAGGTCAGCTCGGTTGCGGACTTCGGGGTGTTCGTCGAGATCGAGGAAGGCATCGAAGGTCTGATTCACATTTCGCAGTTAAGCAATGAGCGCGTCGATAAGCCGTCGTCGCTGTTCAAGGTTGGCGACGAGCTCGAGGCCTTGGTGGTGCAGCTCGATCCCAAGGAGCGGCGCATCGGGCTTTCGATAAAGGCCCTCAAGCAGCACGAGGAACGCGAGGAGATGCAGGCCTACCTCAAGCGTGAGCACGAGGCGCAGCGCTTCTCGATGGAAGATATCCTCAACGAAGAGCTTCGCCTCGACCGCGAGGATCGCGAGGGCCGCTCCTCGCAGCGCGGCCGCAACCGCTAG
- the cmk gene encoding (d)CMP kinase yields the protein MESAAPKRARPVIAIDGPTGAGKSTIARALASALGYTYLNTGAMYRALAIAARAANITPDDREVETKLAPLLNRIRIEFDGERVILGGKDVSEEISSPEVSELASKFSALKSVRERMRDLQRAAGQDGGVVMEGRDIGTVIFPDAEAKFFLDAEVNVRAARRFKELHLKGEPIARDQVLAQLIDRDRRDSARAHAPLKRADDAIVIDASHMSIAEVVSAMQAHIEQRINAGKDLKRS from the coding sequence ATGGAGAGCGCCGCCCCCAAACGCGCGCGTCCTGTGATCGCAATCGACGGTCCGACCGGCGCCGGCAAATCAACGATCGCGCGCGCTCTCGCGAGCGCGTTGGGTTACACGTATCTCAACACCGGGGCGATGTACCGCGCGCTGGCAATCGCGGCCCGTGCGGCGAACATCACGCCCGACGATCGCGAGGTCGAAACGAAACTCGCGCCGCTGCTCAATCGGATTCGAATCGAGTTCGACGGCGAGCGCGTGATACTGGGCGGCAAGGATGTGAGCGAAGAGATTTCATCGCCCGAGGTCAGCGAGCTGGCGTCGAAATTCTCGGCGCTCAAAAGCGTTCGCGAGCGGATGCGCGATCTGCAGCGCGCCGCCGGCCAGGACGGCGGCGTGGTGATGGAAGGGCGCGATATCGGCACCGTGATCTTTCCCGATGCCGAAGCAAAGTTTTTTCTCGACGCCGAGGTGAACGTGCGCGCGGCGCGGCGTTTCAAGGAACTGCACTTAAAAGGCGAGCCGATCGCGCGCGACCAAGTGCTCGCGCAACTCATCGATCGGGATCGCCGCGACAGCGCGCGCGCGCACGCGCCGCTTAAGCGCGCCGACGACGCGATCGTGATCGACGCGAGTCACATGAGTATCGCGGAAGTGGTTTCCGCGATGCAGGCGCACATTGAACAACGGATCAACGCCGGCAAGGACTTGAAACGATCCTAG